GTTGAGATCGACGCCGACGACGTCGTGGCCGTTCGCGAGCAGGTACGAGTGCATCGAGCCGAGCGTCTCCGCGAGGACGACGTGGGCGCCGCCGTGGAACAGTCCGGCCGGCTGCCGGTTGCCGTCGACCGGCATCCGCGCCTCGAACCAGTCGTAGCCCATGTCGAGGAACTCGATGCCGCAGCGCTCGACGAGCGTCCCGGGGGTGCGCCCCCGGTTGTACTCCATGAGGCGGCGGTAGTCCTCGGGGGTGAGGCCCGGCTCCATGCGCGGTCGGTCCTGTGCGGTCATCGTGTCTCCTTCATGTGCGGATGTCGGCGCGGACCCGATGTCGGCGGCGCTCGAGACGCTAGGCTGGCAGGGTGACTACGGATACCCGGAGACTGCTGCTCATCGACGGCCATTCCCTGGCCTACCGCGCCTTCTACGCGCTCCCGGTGGAGAACTTCTCCACCACGACGGGTCAGTCCACGAACGCCGTCTACGGCTTCGTGTCCATGCTCATCAATGTACTCGCCTCCGAGGAGCCGACCCACATCGCGGTCGCCTTCGACCTCGGGCGCGGGACCTTCCGGCTCGCCGAGTACCCGGAGTACAAGGCCGGACGGGCGAAGACCCCGCCGGAGTTCCACGGCCAGGTCGAGCTCATCCAGGACCTGCTGCGGGCGCTCGCGATCCCGGTCGTGACGAAGGAGGGCTTCGAGGCCGACGACGTCCTCGCCACCCTCGCCGCGCAGGGGACGGCCGCCGGCATGGAGACCGGGATCGTCACCGGCGACAAGGACTCGTTCCAGCTCGCCTCGGACGCGGTGACGATCCTCTACCCCAAGCGCGGGGTGAGCGAGCTCGCGCGGATGACGCCCGCCGCGATCGAGGAGAAGTACGGCGTGACGCCGGAGAACTACCGCGGCCTCGCCGCGCTCGTCGGCGAGAAGGCCGACAACCTCCCGGGCGTGCCCGGGGTGGGTGACAAGACCGCCGCGAAGTGGCTGACGAAGCACGGCGACCTGCCCGGCGTCCTCGCCGCGGCCGAGGACATCGGCGGGAAGGCCGGGGAGAACCTCCGCGCGCACCGGGGCGATGTCGAGCGCAACCACCGTCTCAACCGCCTCGTCACCGATCTCGAGCTCGGGATCGAGGCGCCCGACGCCGTCCGCGGCGAGGCCGACCGGGAGGCCGTCGACGCGCTCCTCGACCAGCTCGAGTTCCAGGTGCTCGGCCGCAGGCTCGAACCGCTCCTCGGCACGGCGCCGGTCGCGCCGGTCGCCGACGACCTGCCCGCCGTCGAGCTCCTCGACGCCGCGGGATTCGCCGCGCTGCTCGCCGACCTCGATCCCGCCGACCCGGTGGGGATCGCGACCGACGCGCGGTTCGAGGTCGGGCTCGGCACCGTCGACGTCCTCGGCATCGCGCAGGGCGAGCGGGCGGCGGCGATCGACCTCTCGACGCTCGACGGGCCTGCGGGCGAGGCGCTCTCGACGCTCCTCGGATCCCACCCGGGCCTCGTCCTCCACGGCGCCAAGCCGCAGCTCAAGGCGCTCGTCCACGCCGGTCACCCGCTCGCCCGGCCCGCCGTCGACACCGAGATCGCCGCCTACCTCCTCGTCCCCGACCAGCGGTCCTACGACCTCGCCGATCTGTGCCTGCGCCACTGCGGGATCACGCTGGGCGAGGAGACGGAGGAGACCGAGCCCGGCACCCTCGACCTCGGCTCCGGGGACGCGGAGGCCGAGCGGCGCGGACTCGGACGGAGCGCGGCGGCGGTGCTCCGGCTCGCTGAGGCGCTGCGCCCGGCCGTCGAGGCCGCCGACATGACCCGGATCCTCGACGAGATCGAGATGCCGCTCGTGACGATCCTCGCCCGGATGGAGCTCGCCGGCATCGCCGTCGACCGGTCGCAGCTCGCGGCGCTCATCGACGAGTTCGGCCGGCAGGCGGAGACGAGCGCCGAGTCCGCGTACGCCGCGATCGGCCACGAGGTCAACCTCGGCTCGCCCAAGCAGCTCCAGGTCGTGCTCTTCGAGGAGCTCGGGATGCCGAAGACCAAGCGCACGAAGACCGGGTACACGACGGACGCCGACGCGCTCGCCGAGCTCTTCGTCAAGACGGGCCACCCGTTCCTCGAGCACCTGCTCGGCCACCGCGACACGACGAAGCTCAAGCAGACGGTCGTCGGCCTCGAGCGGATGGTCGCCGACGACGGCCGGATCCACACGACCTACCAGCAGACCGTCGCGGCCACCGGCCGCCTGTCCTCGATCGATCCCAACCTCCAGAACATCCCGGTCCGCACCGACGCCGGGCGCCGCATCCGCGAGGTGTTCGTGCCCGACACCGACGCCGGCTTCACCGACCTCGTCACCGCCGACTACTCGCAGATCGAGATGCGGATCATGGCCCACCTGTCCGGCGACGCCGGGCTCATCGACGCCTTCCGCGCCGGCGAGGACCTCCACTCCTTCGTCGGCGCCCGAGTGTTCGGCGTCGAGACCTCCGCGGTCACCCCGGCCATGCGCTCGAAGGTCAAGGCGATGTCCTACGGCCTCGTCTACGGGCTGTCCGCCTACGGGCTCTCGAAGCAGCTCCGGATCGGGGTCGACGAGGCGCGGGGGCTCATGGACGAGTACTTCGAGCGCTTCGGCGCGGTGCGCGACTACCTCGACTCCGTCGTCGAGGACGCGCGCGCGGTCGGGTACACCGAGACGATGTACGGCCGGCGGCGCTACCTCCCGCAGCTCGCGAGCGACCGGCGCCAGGTCCGCGAGATGGCCGAGCGCGCCGCGCTCAACGCCCCGATCCAGGGCTCGGCGGCCGACATCATGAAGATCGCGATGCTCCGGGTCGACGCCGCGCTGCGGGAGGCCGAGGTGCGCAGCCGGGTGCTCCTCCAGGTGCACGACGAGATCGTCGTCGAGCTCGCCGACGGCGAGTTCGACCGGGTGTCGGAGCTCATCGCCGCGACGATGGGCGCGGCCGCCGAGCTCGACGTGCCGCTCGAGGTCAACATCGGGCGCGGCGCGAGCTGGCAGCAGGCGGCCCACTGACCCGGCCGGCCCGCGGACTCACCCCTCCGGACGGTCGGCGAGCCGGGTGGAGAAGATCGCGGTGCCGGGCATGACCTCACCGCGCAGCGGCGACCAGCCGCCCCACGCGGTCGTGTTGTGGGCCGGCCATTCGGGCTCGGTGAGCCCGGTGAGGACGAACCCGGACTCGACGAGGAGCGAGATCCAGTCGCCCATCGTCCGGTGGTGCTCGGCATAGACCGGGCGGCCCTCGGCGTCGAGCTCGACGTAGGGCGTGCGGTCGAAGTACGAGTACTCGACGGTGAGCCCCGCCTCGCCGGGGACGTCGGGGAACATCCAGCGCACCGGATGGGTGACGGAGAACACCCAGGTGCCGCCGGGGCGGAGGACGCGGGCGACCTCGCCGAGGACGACCTCGGCGTCCTTGACGAAGGGCAGTGCGCCATACGAGGAGAAGGCGATGTCGAAGCTGCCCGAGGGGAACGGCAGGCTGCGGGCGTCGGCCTGAAGGAACGTCGGCGGGACGGCGTCCGGGGCGAGCGGCTGCTCGCGCTGGAGGCGGGAGGCCTGCTCGAGCATGCCGGAGGACAGGTCGACGCCGGTGGCGAGCGCGCCCTGCTCGGCGAGCCAGCGCGAGCACTGCCCGGCGCCGCACCCGACCTCGAGGATCTGCCGACGCGCGACGTCGCCGAGCAGGCCGACCTCGGACTCGTGGATGCCCTCGGGGCACCAGATGAACTCGCTCGCGCCGAGGAAGCTGCCGTGCTCGGCGAGGTAGTCGGCGGCGGAGCCGTCCCAGTAGGTGCGGTTGGCGCGGACCGAGGCCTCCTCGTCGATCGCGAGGTACCCGCCGCTGATGATCTCGGGGGAGTAGTCGCTGTCGGTCATGCCGTCTCCGTCTCCTTCGCCCGGCCGCCCGGCCGGATGCGGCCGCCCGGTTCACGGGAGCGCAGTCAGGTGCTACGATTAGTTGCTGTATGCGCTGTGTTCGTGCGCGGTGGTCGAAACCCTATCGTGTCACATCCGGTCGGCATCCGGCTCCGTCATCCGATGACGCATCCCGGCTCCCCGGTCGACGAGCACGTGCATGTGAGCATCATCAGTCCAGTCCACACCGAGACCGGCGGCCCCGGTCGCCGGGCATCAGTCCATTACGGAGTCCCTACCTTTATGACCACCACCACGCCGGGCACGGCGCAGAACGAGCAGATCGCAGTCAACGACATCGGGTCTGCAGAAGATTTCCTCGCGGCTGTCGACGAGACCATCAAGTACTTCAACGACGGCGACATCGTCGAGGGTACGGTCGTCAAGGTCGACCGCGACGAAGTCCTGGTCGACATCGGCTACAAGACGGAAGGCGTCATCCTTTCGCGCGAGCTGTCGATCAAGCACGACGTCGATCCCGCTGAGGTGGTCGAGGTCGGCGACGACATCGAAGCCCTGGTCCTCACCAAGGAGGACAAGGACGGGCGTCTGATGCTGTCGAAGAAGCGGGCGCAGTACGAGCGTGCGTGGGGCGACATCGAGAAGGTCAAGGACGAGGAGGGTGTCGTCACCGGCACCGTCATCGAGGTCGTCAAGGGCGGCCTCATCGTCGACATCGGACTCCGCGGATTCCTCCCGGCCTCCCTCGTCGAGATGCGCCGCGTGCGCGATCTCGCGCCGTACATCGGCCAGCAGGTCGAGGCCAAGATCATCGAACTCGACAAGAACCGCAACAACGTCGTCCTCTCGCGCCGCGCATGGCTCGAGGAGACCCAGTCGGCGGTCCGCCACGACTTCCTCCAGACCCTGCAGAGGGGCCAGGTCCGTCCGGGCGTCGTGTCCTCGATCGTCAACTTCGGCGCCTTCGTCGACCTCGGCGGGGTCGACGGACTCGTCCACGTCTCCGAGCTCTCGTGGAAGCACATCGACCACCCGAGCGAGGTCGTCACCGTGGGCGACGAGGTCACCGTCGAGGTCCTCGACGTCGACATGGACCGCGAGCGCGTCTCCCTGTCGCTCAAGGCGACCCAGGAGGATCCGTGGCAGCACTTCGCCCGGACCCACGTCATCGGCCAGATCGTGCCGGGCAAGGTCACCAAGCTCGTTCCGTTCGGCGCGTTCGTGCGCGTCGAGGACGGCATCGAGGGCCTCGTGCACATCTCCGAGCTCGCCGTCCGCCACATCGATCTGCCCGAGCAGGTCGTCAACGTCGACGAGACGATCTACGTCAAGGTCATCGACATCGATCTCGACCGCCGTCGCATCTCGCTCTCGCTCAAACAGGCCAACGAGGGCGTCGACCCGGAGGCCGAGGAGTTCCTCGATCCCGCGCTCTACGGCATGACCCAGGAGTACGACGAGGACGGCAACTACAAGTACCCCGAGGGCTTCGATCCGGAGACCCAGGAGTGGATGGAGGGCTTCGAGACCCAGCGCGAGGAGTGGGAGCAGCAGTACGCCGCCGCCCAGTCGCGCTGGGAGGAGCACAAGAAGCAGGTCGCGAAGGCCATCGCGGCCGACGCCGAGGCCGGCTCCGAGTCGACCCCCGAGTCCGCGCCCCAGGCCTCCTACAGCTCGGACGACCGCGCTGACGAGGGCACCCTGGCCAGCGACGAGGCGCTCGCGGCGCTCCGCGAGAAGCTCGCGGGCAACTGAGCTCGACCACCGCTGCGCCGAAGGGCTCCCGGACTCCGGTCCGGGGGCCCTTCGGCCGTCCCCGCCCGGCACGCGGTCCGCTGCGCTCCTGGTTTCTCTATCTCCTCCTCCTCGTCCTCACGAGCCTCACCGTCTACGGCGGCGTCATCGCCCACCCCGGCAGCACGGTGTTCGCCGACAACGACGACACCTCGCTCTTCATCTGGTGGTTCGCCCACGCCGCGGACGTCGTCGCCGGGTGGTTCGGCCAGGGCTCGGGGGAGCGGCACCTCCTCTACAGCACCTCGATGCACCATCCGGCCGGGGTCAACGGGGGATGGAACACCTCGGTCCTCGGCCTCTCGCTCCCGCTCGTCCCGGTGACCTGGATCGCCGGCCCGATCGTCGCATTCAACCTCGCGATCATCGCCGCCCCGGTCGCCTCCGCGCTCGCGGCCGCAGCGCTCGCCCACCGGTTCGTCCCCCGCCTCCCCGCCTTCGTCGGCGGCTTCGCCTACGGCTTCTCGACGTACCTCGTGTCGCAGTCCTCGGGCCATCTCAACCTCGCCTTCGCCGTCCTCCCGCCGCTCGTCGCGCTCGGCATCGTGGACCTCCTCCGGCCCGGCCCGCGCGCCCGGCCGCTCCTCACCGCGGGGTGGCTCGGATGCGCGATCGGCTGGCAGTTCTACCTCTCGACCGAGCTCCTCGCCGGCACGTTCCTCGCCGCGCTGTGCCTGCTGCTCGCGCTCGCGCTGTTCGCCCGTCCCGTCCTCGTGCGCGGCGGGCTGCGGCTCCTCGGCGGCGGGCTCCTCGCCTCCGGCATCGCCGTCCTGATCGGCACGCCGCTGCTCCTCGCGATGTTCACCCTGCCGGGCGCGCCCGGGCAGGCGATCCGCCCGCACGGGGTGTGGAACAACGATCTCCTCGATCCGGTCGTCCCCGGCCGCTACACGCTCCTCGGCGGGGGCGAGACGCCGATCCCCCGGCAGGTCCCGCTCGACCCGTCCGAGATCGGCGGCTACGTGGGGATCGTGTGGCTCGGCTTCGCGCTCGTCACCGTCATCGCGCTGTGGTCCTCGCCCCGGTGGGCCCGGGCCGTGCGGGTCACCGCCGTCGCGGGGCTCCTCGCCTGGCTCCTCTCGATGGGTGCGCCGTGGTACGCCGCCGGGCGGACCTTCTGGGAGGTCACGCCGTTCCGCGCCGTCGAGCTCCTGCCGGTGCTCGGGAACGTCCTGCCGATGCGGCTCGCCGTCCATTCGACGCTCGCCCTCGCGGTGCTCCTCGCCATCGGCCTCCATGCCGGGCTGCGGAGCCGACGGCGGCGGGTCCGCGTGCTCGCCCCGGTCGCTGTCCTCGCCTCCCTGCTGCTCATCGCACCCGGCGCGGTGCCGGCCCGTCCGGTCATCGTGCCCGCCTTCTACCAGGAGGCCTACGCCGCGGTGATCCCCGAGGGCTCGGTGGTCAAGACGCTGCCGCGGCCGCTCGCGATGGCCACGCCCCATGCGGACGAGGCGATGGTGTGGCAGGCCGTCACCGGCATGCACTACCGGGAGACCGGGGGCTACTTCATCGGCTCGACCCCCGAGCAGCCGATCATCTACTCCGCACCCCCGGACCCCCTCGACGCGATCCTCGAGGAGGAGAGCGGGGAACCGCTGCCCGACGGCGCCGAGGCGCGCGGGCGCGAGGCGATCGACGCGCTCCGGGCCGACGGGGTGGAGTTCGTCGTCGTCGCCGTCGACGGCCGCTTCCTGCCCCGCAGCGCCCTCGACATCGCCTCCTACACCTCGCGCGCGGCCGGCTCGCCGTACCTCGAGGTCGGCGGCGTCTACGTCATCGACCTGCGCTGACGGCGCGCTAGGGTGGAGCCATGCTGCTCATCGGACTCACCGGCGGGATCGGCGCCGGGGAATCGACGGTCGCCCGGGTGCTCGAGCGTGCCGGCGCCGCGATCGTCGACGCGGATGCGATCGCTCGCGAGGTCGTCGCCCCCGGGGCCCCGGCCCTCGCCCGCCTCGTCGAGGCGTTCGGCGCGGACATCCTCGATGCCGAGGGGCGACTCGACCGTCCCGCGCTCGCCGCCGTCGCCTTCGCCGACGCGGACTCGACCGCGCGGCTCAACGGGATCATGCACCCGGCGATCGCCGAGCGCGCCGCGGAGCTGTTCGCCCTCCACGCCGACCGCGACCTCGTCGTCCACGACGTGCCGCTCCTCGTCGAGAACGCGATGAGCCCCCGCTACCACCTCGCCCTCCTCGTCGACGTCCCCGCACCGGTGCGCCTGACGCGTCTCGTCGAATCCCGCGGGATGGACCGTGCCGACGCCGAGCGCCGGATCGCCGCTCAGGCCGGTGACCCCGAGCGCTATCGGGCGTGCGATGTCGTCGTCGACAACACCGGTGACCCGGCGGACACCGCCGCCCGGGTCGAACGGCTCGTCGCCGAGCGCCTGCTGCCGTTCTCCCGCAACCTCGCCGCGGAACGCCCCGCGGAGCGGAGACCCGCGGCCGCCGGTTCCGCTGCGCCGGCCCCGGAGCACCCGGGGGAGCGGGCGTGGGTCTCCGAGCGCGTCGTCGCGCGGCTGCGCCATGCGCTCGACGAGGCCGGCCTCGGCTCCGTGGAGCTCGCCGCCGTCGACGACCCCGCGGCCGATCTCGTCACAGTGACCCTCGACCTGGGCGCCGGGACGGACAGCGCGGCCCTCGCCGCGGCGCTCACCGCGGCCGGCTACCCGGCGGCGGAGGGCTCGGACCCGGATGCCACGGGACAGCAGAGCGCCCGGGGCCTGCATCGGAATGCGGACCCCGGGCGGCCGGTCGACGTGCGGATCAGCCCAGCGACGCGGTGAGGTGGATGTCGACGCCCTTGAGGGCCTTCGACACCGGGCAGTCCTTCTTCGCCTTCTGCGCGATCGTCTCGAAATCGGCGACGGACATCCCCGGCACCCGGCCGACGACGACGAGGTGGATGTCGGTGATCCCCTTCTCCGCGGTGAATGAGACGTCGGCACCGGTGGTGATCTCCTCGGGAGGCGTGCCGTTCTGGGTCAGGGCGTTCGACAGGGCCATCGAGTAGCACGCGGAGTGCGCCGCGCCGATGAGCTCCTCGGGGTTCGTCACCCCGGTGATCGCCGTCTCTGCGCGGCCGGCCCACGACAGGGTCATCGTCGTCGCCTGCGAGGTGTCGAGCGAGACCGTGCCGGTGCCCTCGGCGAGGGTGCCCTGCCAGGTGGTGTGGGCCTTCGAGACGATCGGGTGCGCTGCGGGTGCCATGGATTCCTCGTTCCTCGGATCGGGTGGGTGAGGGCCCTGCGGGCCCGCTTCCACTCTACTGCCCGCCCCGAATGTAACGGGTGGGAAAATTTCCTTCGCGCCGTCCGCCTTTCGGAGCGAATCTGTGGTGATATTCATCACATCCCCCCAGGGGCTGGCATGGGCACGGAGCCCATGATCGACAGGAGGCTGAACATGGCTGTGACACAGTGGGCGAGGCGCGGTTCGCGTCTCTCGGCATCGGTGGCGATGGGTGCGGCGATCGTGCTCGTCGCCTCGGCGTGCGCGACGGGCGGCGGCGAGGAGTCCGGCGGCGGCGAGACCGGCGGCGGCGAGGGCGGCGGCGGTGCGCTCTCGATCGGGACGCTCCTCCCGCAGACGGGCGCTCTCGCATTCCTCGGTCCCCCCGAGATCGCCGGCGTCGATCTCGCGATCAAGGAGATCAAC
This Brevibacterium ihuae DNA region includes the following protein-coding sequences:
- the rpsA gene encoding 30S ribosomal protein S1, coding for MTTTTPGTAQNEQIAVNDIGSAEDFLAAVDETIKYFNDGDIVEGTVVKVDRDEVLVDIGYKTEGVILSRELSIKHDVDPAEVVEVGDDIEALVLTKEDKDGRLMLSKKRAQYERAWGDIEKVKDEEGVVTGTVIEVVKGGLIVDIGLRGFLPASLVEMRRVRDLAPYIGQQVEAKIIELDKNRNNVVLSRRAWLEETQSAVRHDFLQTLQRGQVRPGVVSSIVNFGAFVDLGGVDGLVHVSELSWKHIDHPSEVVTVGDEVTVEVLDVDMDRERVSLSLKATQEDPWQHFARTHVIGQIVPGKVTKLVPFGAFVRVEDGIEGLVHISELAVRHIDLPEQVVNVDETIYVKVIDIDLDRRRISLSLKQANEGVDPEAEEFLDPALYGMTQEYDEDGNYKYPEGFDPETQEWMEGFETQREEWEQQYAAAQSRWEEHKKQVAKAIAADAEAGSESTPESAPQASYSSDDRADEGTLASDEALAALREKLAGN
- the polA gene encoding DNA polymerase I, whose protein sequence is MTTDTRRLLLIDGHSLAYRAFYALPVENFSTTTGQSTNAVYGFVSMLINVLASEEPTHIAVAFDLGRGTFRLAEYPEYKAGRAKTPPEFHGQVELIQDLLRALAIPVVTKEGFEADDVLATLAAQGTAAGMETGIVTGDKDSFQLASDAVTILYPKRGVSELARMTPAAIEEKYGVTPENYRGLAALVGEKADNLPGVPGVGDKTAAKWLTKHGDLPGVLAAAEDIGGKAGENLRAHRGDVERNHRLNRLVTDLELGIEAPDAVRGEADREAVDALLDQLEFQVLGRRLEPLLGTAPVAPVADDLPAVELLDAAGFAALLADLDPADPVGIATDARFEVGLGTVDVLGIAQGERAAAIDLSTLDGPAGEALSTLLGSHPGLVLHGAKPQLKALVHAGHPLARPAVDTEIAAYLLVPDQRSYDLADLCLRHCGITLGEETEETEPGTLDLGSGDAEAERRGLGRSAAAVLRLAEALRPAVEAADMTRILDEIEMPLVTILARMELAGIAVDRSQLAALIDEFGRQAETSAESAYAAIGHEVNLGSPKQLQVVLFEELGMPKTKRTKTGYTTDADALAELFVKTGHPFLEHLLGHRDTTKLKQTVVGLERMVADDGRIHTTYQQTVAATGRLSSIDPNLQNIPVRTDAGRRIREVFVPDTDAGFTDLVTADYSQIEMRIMAHLSGDAGLIDAFRAGEDLHSFVGARVFGVETSAVTPAMRSKVKAMSYGLVYGLSAYGLSKQLRIGVDEARGLMDEYFERFGAVRDYLDSVVEDARAVGYTETMYGRRRYLPQLASDRRQVREMAERAALNAPIQGSAADIMKIAMLRVDAALREAEVRSRVLLQVHDEIVVELADGEFDRVSELIAATMGAAAELDVPLEVNIGRGASWQQAAH
- a CDS encoding PaaI family thioesterase, with the protein product MTAQDRPRMEPGLTPEDYRRLMEYNRGRTPGTLVERCGIEFLDMGYDWFEARMPVDGNRQPAGLFHGGAHVVLAETLGSMHSYLLANGHDVVGVDLNATHLRPIREGWVHGRAEVLHHGRTLISHEVKMTDEDGRLLSIVRITNFVLAQRSRS
- the coaE gene encoding dephospho-CoA kinase, translated to MLLIGLTGGIGAGESTVARVLERAGAAIVDADAIAREVVAPGAPALARLVEAFGADILDAEGRLDRPALAAVAFADADSTARLNGIMHPAIAERAAELFALHADRDLVVHDVPLLVENAMSPRYHLALLVDVPAPVRLTRLVESRGMDRADAERRIAAQAGDPERYRACDVVVDNTGDPADTAARVERLVAERLLPFSRNLAAERPAERRPAAAGSAAPAPEHPGERAWVSERVVARLRHALDEAGLGSVELAAVDDPAADLVTVTLDLGAGTDSAALAAALTAAGYPAAEGSDPDATGQQSARGLHRNADPGRPVDVRISPATR
- a CDS encoding class I SAM-dependent methyltransferase; translated protein: MTDSDYSPEIISGGYLAIDEEASVRANRTYWDGSAADYLAEHGSFLGASEFIWCPEGIHESEVGLLGDVARRQILEVGCGAGQCSRWLAEQGALATGVDLSSGMLEQASRLQREQPLAPDAVPPTFLQADARSLPFPSGSFDIAFSSYGALPFVKDAEVVLGEVARVLRPGGTWVFSVTHPVRWMFPDVPGEAGLTVEYSYFDRTPYVELDAEGRPVYAEHHRTMGDWISLLVESGFVLTGLTEPEWPAHNTTAWGGWSPLRGEVMPGTAIFSTRLADRPEG
- a CDS encoding OsmC family peroxiredoxin — translated: MAPAAHPIVSKAHTTWQGTLAEGTGTVSLDTSQATTMTLSWAGRAETAITGVTNPEELIGAAHSACYSMALSNALTQNGTPPEEITTGADVSFTAEKGITDIHLVVVGRVPGMSVADFETIAQKAKKDCPVSKALKGVDIHLTASLG